In Bacteroidota bacterium, the DNA window ACAAATTATTGTGCTTAACAAAGATACGCTTGTTGCTGTTTATGGAACAAGAAATTCTGCGACTTCAGGTTCAGCAGTTTATACTGCAAGTTCAGGTGTTTTTTATAGTAATGATGGTGGATTAACGTGGGCGGATAATAACCCAAGTTTTATGCAAATAGAGACGGTAAATATTGAAATTGATCCAAATGATTTAGCTCAAAATACTTGGCTTGCATTTGTAGGTAATAAATCAATTAAGCAAGTTCAATCTGCTCCTGGGGTTTATCGTTCAACAAATAGAGGAGTAAACTGGATTAATGTTTACAATCAATCTGCTTTATCAGGTACTTTTCATCCTACATTACCGAATGAATTATACATCTGCACAGAGGTAATGGGATTACAATATGCTACCAACACAAACAGCGATTCCTTTTCTACAAATAATGTAGCATCATACCCTTTCAGACGGCCTCAAAAAATATTTTTTAATCCTTATAATGTAAATGAAGTATGGGCATCAAGTTTTGGGAATGGCTTTAGAGTTGGAACTACAAACATAACAACAGGATTTTTTTCTTATAATTCAGCTATACAAAATACGCCAATTTTATATCCAAATCCAACAGCCGGAAATCTTTCGTTTTCACAAACCCTTTATGATATTGAAGTATTTAATATTTACGGACAATCGGTTTTGGAAAAAATTAAAACAGCAAAAAATAT includes these proteins:
- a CDS encoding T9SS type A sorting domain-containing protein — protein: QIIVLNKDTLVAVYGTRNSATSGSAVYTASSGVFYSNDGGLTWADNNPSFMQIETVNIEIDPNDLAQNTWLAFVGNKSIKQVQSAPGVYRSTNRGVNWINVYNQSALSGTFHPTLPNELYICTEVMGLQYATNTNSDSFSTNNVASYPFRRPQKIFFNPYNVNEVWASSFGNGFRVGTTNITTGFFSYNSAIQNTPILYPNPTAGNLSFSQTLYDIEVFNIYGQSVLEKIKTAKNISVQELLDGIYFIRTGNFVLKFIVKH